In the genome of Fulvivirga maritima, one region contains:
- a CDS encoding amino acid adenylation domain-containing protein, translating into MKDKLTLVDLFAEQVRKTPNAYAVLSNGSKVSFSKLDKVSNKVASQLIQRGIGKGDLVPVMLECGHEIISALLGILKSGAAFVPVDLTLPDERINYIIQDCNPKILINEKTYATFLENSESECINRSSLEQPAYVIYTSGSTGRPKGVLVNHGNIYHYVNDVETALSLQDCTSLAILGGFSADAGYTAVFSALCFGKTLHVIPVKQITSFHSLRSYFVNNKIDGYKITPSLIQFFLQQGDATVLLPQKVLILGGEACPISLAASLRNLVQPSCKIFNHYGPTETTVGVLTYELPIDIDDFPNEVPLGKPLEHVKVYILNDSLEPCEEGQMGELFISGELVANGYLRNEELTNQKFIVHAHHNKMHRMYRTGDLVTQKENRNIIYNGRADDQIKINGYRVELGEIESVIREYKTICKCVVLYQNRKLIAFYESDLPINEQDIHSFLKNSLPEYMLPHKWVCIKKVASYF; encoded by the coding sequence GTGAAAGATAAACTTACTTTAGTTGATTTATTTGCAGAGCAGGTAAGAAAAACTCCGAATGCTTATGCTGTACTGAGTAATGGCTCAAAGGTTTCTTTCAGTAAACTTGATAAAGTCAGTAATAAAGTTGCTAGTCAGCTTATCCAACGAGGTATTGGCAAAGGTGATTTAGTCCCTGTAATGTTAGAATGCGGTCATGAAATTATTTCTGCGTTATTAGGAATATTGAAATCAGGTGCAGCATTTGTTCCGGTTGACCTCACTCTTCCTGATGAAAGGATTAATTACATTATTCAGGACTGTAATCCGAAAATATTAATTAATGAGAAGACCTATGCAACGTTTCTGGAAAACTCAGAGTCAGAATGTATTAATAGAAGCAGCCTGGAGCAACCTGCCTATGTAATATATACATCTGGATCTACAGGGCGGCCTAAAGGGGTCTTAGTCAATCATGGTAATATCTATCATTATGTAAATGATGTTGAAACAGCACTGAGTCTTCAAGACTGTACATCCTTAGCTATTCTAGGGGGCTTTTCTGCAGATGCAGGTTATACGGCAGTTTTCTCTGCACTATGTTTTGGGAAAACGTTACATGTTATTCCAGTAAAGCAGATTACTTCTTTTCATAGCCTGAGAAGTTATTTTGTAAATAATAAAATTGATGGCTATAAAATAACACCTTCTCTTATACAATTTTTTCTTCAGCAAGGAGATGCTACCGTATTATTACCTCAAAAGGTGTTAATCTTGGGAGGGGAGGCGTGTCCCATTTCCTTGGCCGCCAGCTTAAGAAATCTTGTGCAACCTTCATGTAAAATTTTTAATCACTACGGACCGACAGAAACTACCGTAGGTGTACTTACATACGAACTACCAATTGATATTGATGACTTTCCAAACGAGGTTCCTCTGGGAAAACCTCTAGAGCACGTTAAAGTCTACATACTAAATGATTCTTTAGAGCCTTGTGAAGAAGGCCAAATGGGAGAATTATTTATAAGTGGTGAATTAGTGGCAAATGGTTATTTAAGAAACGAAGAACTGACTAATCAAAAGTTTATTGTTCATGCTCACCATAATAAAATGCACAGAATGTATAGAACTGGTGATTTGGTGACTCAGAAAGAAAATAGAAACATAATTTATAACGGACGGGCTGATGACCAGATAAAGATTAATGGCTACCGTGTTGAGTTAGGAGAAATTGAAAGCGTAATTCGAGAATATAAGACTATATGCAAGTGTGTTGTATTATATCAAAATCGAAAGCTCATAGCTTTTTATGAATCTGACTTACCTATTAATGAGCAGGATATACACTCTTTTTTAAAAAACTCACTGCCGGAATATATGCTGCCCCATAAATGGGTTTGTATTAAAAAAGTGGCCTCTTACTTTTAA
- a CDS encoding glycosyltransferase, with protein sequence MKKVLFFSVPSISVRNTLTPVLDLLGSDECNVIYYNTWDLKPAGNFNFHFKPYPESFNGHYSDKIGSDTSYFDFGEILIDASFSIINFLMKEVDIEKPDVIIHSHLAVWAKLISLHFQIPNITLYTTFVLDKRIMLPFFRASHESKPKGLEGAINFIRKSNLLYKKLQLELKPDVWDVYVNSGKLNISFIQEAFQPERDLFDFSYQYVGYPYMGNTAKANRKKYIYVSMGTIVNQDTDIFQICIDVFRDLNLKAIISIGSKIDPNQLRNIPDNVQLVEYVNQAEILEKALIFISRGGMASVQESLYSRTPMIVIPIIPEQQLTAIRVDQLKVGTHLRCLNKKDLKCHIDAILNNYSDFQNSINSVIGDYLSQDAAHSAVTHIRDHINEQNYRGER encoded by the coding sequence TTGAAAAAGGTTCTTTTTTTTAGTGTGCCTTCTATCAGTGTAAGGAATACCCTTACTCCAGTTTTGGATTTATTGGGAAGCGATGAATGCAATGTTATTTATTACAATACATGGGATCTTAAACCAGCGGGTAATTTCAATTTTCACTTTAAACCATACCCTGAGAGCTTCAATGGTCATTATTCAGATAAAATAGGGTCTGATACTTCATACTTTGATTTTGGAGAAATATTAATTGATGCTTCCTTTAGCATTATCAATTTCTTAATGAAAGAAGTTGATATAGAAAAACCCGATGTCATAATTCATTCGCATTTGGCTGTTTGGGCTAAATTGATTTCACTACATTTTCAGATTCCCAATATTACTTTATATACCACATTTGTGCTGGATAAAAGGATTATGTTGCCATTTTTTCGTGCCAGTCATGAATCCAAACCGAAAGGTCTTGAGGGGGCGATTAATTTTATTAGAAAGAGTAATCTACTCTATAAAAAATTACAGTTAGAACTTAAGCCTGATGTCTGGGATGTGTATGTAAATTCTGGAAAGCTCAATATTTCATTCATTCAGGAGGCTTTCCAGCCTGAAAGAGATTTGTTCGATTTCTCTTATCAATATGTTGGATACCCATATATGGGTAACACTGCAAAGGCAAATAGAAAGAAATATATATATGTTTCTATGGGCACGATTGTCAATCAGGACACGGATATTTTTCAGATTTGTATTGACGTGTTCAGAGATTTGAATTTGAAAGCGATTATCTCTATAGGTTCTAAGATTGATCCTAATCAATTAAGAAATATACCCGATAACGTTCAGTTGGTTGAGTATGTAAACCAGGCTGAAATATTAGAGAAGGCTCTCATTTTTATTTCAAGAGGAGGCATGGCAAGTGTTCAGGAGTCACTTTACAGTAGAACACCCATGATAGTAATTCCAATTATTCCAGAACAACAGCTAACAGCCATTAGAGTAGATCAGTTAAAGGTGGGCACACATTTAAGATGTCTTAATAAGAAAGACTTGAAATGTCATATTGATGCAATTTTAAATAATTATTCCGATTTCCAGAATAGTATAAATAGTGTGATTGGGGATTATTTATCCCAGGATGCTGCTCATTCTGCTGTGACGCACATTCGTGATCATATAAATGAACAAAATTATAGGGGTGAAAGATAA
- a CDS encoding condensation domain-containing protein produces the protein MCCPINGFVLKKWPLTFNNKVDKKALSSQYEENTGTVSKNYADLEGIEKVWQEILCLSHVNDHQSFYECGGDSLALMKLGYKVSDYFNVELAPSDLFGELNLGTLKKIIANGGKQKINTDNDFGVSIEATVAQRNLFIQNKLNPKIPFPHSYLTFQVNGNLDLQCLEDALGEVIDTHEGLRTRFQMEKGKVFLKTVIKENCPIIEVSCETDDLNSELHKLSKSFDYSKVPLIRLTFIRLSNNKKYLHFEMPHIISDGESLKIIVQQVIRVYGGYKLSVQKQFRTFLKLAEIYRGSNQYKLDEEFWIMQLKKFDGFQRESIKAKSEDRFRGTHVVLNLKSSLAESVINFSEANKISKYKIFTLSLAILINRVYGESSVAIMSPVSNRFERSMADVVGLLSNVIPLFFNINPDQNIKCWIKDSFLHIDRSLKHQKYPFENIIKAWTSSDNKLDSLMKFFLGYHIHDEKYLLEKTELILHQPVRYYEDMPLSLAITDTGERFILRVSSNRHSLSSDQLNNVAQEYLSILGLITGRDLDLNLKMFDLISSDISLV, from the coding sequence ATATGCTGCCCCATAAATGGGTTTGTATTAAAAAAGTGGCCTCTTACTTTTAATAATAAGGTTGATAAAAAAGCATTATCTAGTCAGTATGAAGAAAATACAGGCACTGTTTCAAAAAATTATGCCGATCTGGAAGGAATAGAGAAGGTATGGCAGGAGATTCTTTGCCTTTCTCATGTTAATGATCATCAGTCATTCTATGAATGTGGAGGGGATTCATTGGCTTTAATGAAGCTAGGTTATAAAGTAAGTGATTACTTTAATGTTGAGCTAGCTCCATCAGATTTATTTGGAGAGCTTAATCTAGGGACTTTGAAAAAGATTATAGCAAATGGAGGAAAGCAAAAAATAAATACCGATAACGATTTTGGAGTTTCTATAGAAGCTACTGTGGCACAAAGAAATCTTTTCATCCAAAATAAGTTAAATCCCAAAATTCCTTTTCCTCATTCCTATTTGACTTTTCAGGTTAATGGCAATCTTGATCTTCAGTGCTTAGAAGATGCATTGGGAGAGGTTATTGATACTCACGAAGGTTTAAGAACTCGTTTTCAAATGGAAAAAGGAAAGGTTTTTCTTAAAACAGTAATTAAGGAGAACTGTCCAATAATTGAGGTCAGCTGTGAAACGGATGACTTGAACAGTGAGTTACATAAGCTTTCAAAATCATTTGATTATTCGAAAGTGCCATTAATTAGACTGACGTTTATAAGGCTGTCGAACAATAAGAAATATTTACATTTTGAGATGCCTCATATTATTTCTGATGGTGAATCTCTAAAAATAATTGTGCAACAAGTCATTAGGGTTTATGGTGGATATAAGCTAAGTGTTCAGAAGCAGTTTCGAACTTTTTTAAAACTAGCAGAGATATATCGCGGATCGAATCAATATAAGCTTGATGAAGAGTTTTGGATTATGCAGTTGAAAAAATTCGATGGTTTTCAACGAGAAAGTATAAAAGCAAAAAGTGAGGATAGGTTTAGAGGTACTCATGTTGTATTAAATCTTAAAAGCAGTCTTGCAGAAAGCGTTATCAACTTTTCAGAGGCAAATAAAATTTCAAAATATAAGATTTTTACGCTTTCCTTAGCCATCTTGATAAATAGAGTTTATGGCGAAAGCAGTGTAGCTATTATGTCGCCTGTAAGTAATCGGTTTGAAAGAAGTATGGCCGACGTGGTAGGGTTGCTGTCAAATGTTATTCCACTATTTTTTAACATAAATCCGGATCAGAATATTAAATGTTGGATAAAGGATTCGTTCCTGCATATTGATCGGTCGTTGAAGCATCAGAAATATCCTTTTGAAAATATTATTAAAGCTTGGACTTCATCCGATAATAAACTGGATAGTTTAATGAAGTTCTTTTTGGGATACCACATTCATGATGAGAAATATCTGTTGGAGAAAACGGAACTTATTCTTCATCAACCAGTGCGTTATTATGAAGATATGCCTCTCTCGTTGGCTATAACTGATACTGGTGAAAGATTCATTCTTCGCGTTTCTTCCAATAGACATTCCCTTAGTTCCGATCAACTCAATAATGTGGCCCAGGAATATCTATCAATTCTTGGTTTAATAACAGGTCGTGACCTCGACCTTAATCTAAAAATGTTTGACCTTATTAGCTCAGACATCTCATTAGTTTAA
- a CDS encoding ANL family adenylate-forming protein, with product MSKYESIFPLDDFLNLKTSTTFFLEKVKGLKMHSKILFQEEVYDEEGRVHVERIVSLYFERPDQPVLYCKSVLFRDQLTDREYDDIINKAIPIGRIFHKYNRMEEIGKTDFSIIQSTSSEIATSLNVENNSFYQKRYQYWVSNRKVGIITEYFNDLSLMRSQKVAWVDNSSIITDGKCTVKYDGLSYTLGNDLLEAMHSADCVAIPTSNSPHIALLIFYCIQNGINCFLTSTNLSEELPGFCDVILELNAESIDQTKLRANSNFCNEPSSIVKGEKGLVILSSSGSTGKPKYICHRKENLLANARKVVDHFGITSQCRILVTVPIGHMFGLGVGLLPALMTGASIWIIDKNNLIKYLEGLNKFRPNFTLITAMVCRMIVSISKKIVTNTLHISAGERLDEQTYQRFEEQVGTLINLYGSSEMGALATSVSDNLYKELRHKGWLQPLEGVEVSCSKFDDQLQCKHPFPFYTYIQSSGLKIDTPFTDEGWFDTKDIGEVDDEKGLKIFGRLDNRMNRSGFLVSLEEVESQIKSIFPDLTQLVVVEVEKTGRGSSMIAVVEYKSSNFNERLMRKELQKYMSKHQVPDEIFFVSKMKTLKNGKPDRMYIKSNASSIERLA from the coding sequence ATGTCGAAATATGAAAGTATATTTCCTTTAGATGATTTTCTTAATTTAAAAACCTCAACAACCTTTTTCCTGGAAAAAGTGAAGGGGTTAAAGATGCATTCAAAAATCTTATTTCAAGAAGAAGTATACGATGAAGAGGGGCGAGTACATGTAGAAAGAATAGTTAGCTTATATTTTGAGAGGCCAGATCAACCAGTATTATATTGTAAAAGTGTTTTATTTCGAGATCAACTGACTGATAGGGAATATGATGATATCATAAATAAAGCTATTCCAATCGGCCGGATATTTCATAAATATAATAGGATGGAAGAGATAGGAAAGACTGACTTTTCGATTATTCAAAGCACAAGTTCTGAGATAGCCACTTCATTAAATGTAGAGAATAATAGCTTTTACCAGAAAAGATACCAGTACTGGGTGAGTAATAGAAAAGTAGGGATTATAACCGAATATTTCAACGACTTATCCTTGATGAGATCCCAAAAGGTGGCTTGGGTTGATAATTCATCAATTATAACCGACGGTAAATGTACAGTAAAGTATGACGGTTTAAGTTATACTCTAGGAAATGACCTGTTGGAAGCGATGCATTCAGCCGATTGTGTAGCTATACCGACCTCAAATTCACCACACATTGCTTTACTGATATTTTATTGCATTCAAAATGGTATAAATTGCTTTCTAACCTCTACAAATTTAAGTGAAGAGCTACCTGGGTTTTGTGATGTTATATTGGAGTTAAATGCTGAATCGATTGATCAGACTAAATTACGGGCTAATTCGAATTTCTGTAACGAACCATCATCTATTGTCAAAGGAGAAAAAGGATTAGTGATTCTATCATCTTCAGGTAGTACCGGAAAGCCTAAGTATATCTGTCATCGGAAAGAGAATTTATTGGCTAATGCTAGGAAGGTTGTTGATCATTTTGGCATCACTAGCCAGTGTAGAATACTTGTCACCGTTCCCATAGGACATATGTTTGGATTAGGAGTGGGATTACTTCCCGCATTGATGACAGGTGCCAGTATTTGGATTATCGATAAGAATAATCTTATAAAGTATTTAGAAGGACTGAATAAGTTCAGACCAAATTTTACGCTCATAACCGCTATGGTATGTCGCATGATCGTTTCTATTTCAAAAAAGATAGTCACTAACACTTTACATATTAGTGCAGGAGAAAGATTAGATGAGCAAACATATCAGCGTTTTGAAGAGCAGGTGGGCACACTGATTAACCTATATGGAAGCTCAGAGATGGGGGCATTAGCAACTTCTGTAAGTGATAATTTATATAAAGAACTTAGACATAAAGGATGGCTACAGCCTCTTGAGGGAGTTGAAGTAAGTTGTTCAAAGTTTGATGATCAACTTCAGTGCAAACACCCTTTTCCATTCTACACCTATATTCAAAGTTCAGGGCTTAAAATAGATACCCCCTTTACTGATGAAGGCTGGTTTGATACTAAAGACATAGGGGAAGTGGATGATGAAAAAGGTCTAAAAATCTTTGGTCGGTTAGATAATAGAATGAACCGATCAGGTTTCCTTGTGTCTTTGGAAGAAGTGGAATCTCAAATCAAAAGTATCTTTCCAGACCTTACCCAACTTGTAGTAGTGGAGGTAGAAAAAACAGGTCGGGGCTCCTCTATGATTGCCGTGGTTGAATATAAATCATCAAATTTTAATGAAAGATTAATGAGAAAAGAATTGCAGAAATATATGAGCAAGCATCAAGTTCCGGATGAGATATTTTTTGTGTCCAAAATGAAAACTTTAAAGAATGGTAAACCAGATAGAATGTATATTAAAAGTAATGCATCTAGCATAGAAAGGTTAGCCTGA
- a CDS encoding ABC transporter permease: MILNFFKIAFRNLKKNKGYTFINVGGFAVGMSIAILVGIWVYDELSFNKDHTNYDRIGRLMHHVNFNGERMSLIYMPYLIGDEIENTFSEDFKYIVMSTLESEHVLKHEGDRKFKFVGAFMEEDAPILLDLNMVEGNQQGLSDPSSILIAKSIAIAIFGNEGALGKFLEIDNKLRVKVTGVYEDFTANSDFEHLKFVAPWKLYLNNEPSVREHASPWQYNNFQTFVQLDDNASFANTSDKIAEVIHDKLPADEANRFKKQVFIHPMSKWHLYSEFKNGKNTGGRIEYVRLFGIIGLFVLLMACINFMNLSTARSEKRAKEVGVRKTMGSPKYQLIIQFFIEAFVISFIAFIIALPIVVLILPFFNDLADKSMELPWKSIGFWVLGSVFCLITGVLAGSYPALYLSSFNPVSVLKGTFKAGKYSAIPRKILVILQFSISIILIIGTIVVFRQVEFARNKPIGYQKDGLVVFNTTDLIHNSFESFRIELLKSGMIEEVAESANSTTDYYVSDGDISWEGKDPDLALEFPINNVTPEYGNTIGWSITEGRDFSRDRESDHQSFILNEAAVKFMQLEEPVGTNVMWKGKSFQVIGVVDDIVFESPYKPVRPSIFQMTGDRYYLITARVTPEVSSSEAINYIRSSFQTYDPTVPFDFKFVDQEYDKKFRYEERVGKLATFFAALAILISCLGIYGLSAFMAEQRIKEIGIRKVLGAPVFNLWALLSKDFAMLLITSMIFAIPFAYYFMNNWLQNYQYRTNLSFWIFLVAAIGAMVITLITISYHSLKAAMSNPIKSLKSE; the protein is encoded by the coding sequence ATGATTCTTAATTTTTTTAAAATAGCTTTTCGCAATCTGAAAAAAAACAAAGGCTATACCTTTATAAATGTGGGGGGCTTTGCTGTAGGAATGTCAATTGCTATTTTGGTGGGCATCTGGGTTTACGATGAATTATCTTTCAATAAGGATCATACAAATTATGACAGAATAGGTAGATTAATGCACCATGTAAATTTCAATGGCGAGCGCATGTCATTAATTTATATGCCATATTTAATTGGAGATGAAATTGAAAATACTTTTAGTGAAGATTTCAAGTACATCGTTATGTCTACCTTGGAATCAGAACATGTTTTAAAACACGAGGGTGATCGGAAGTTCAAATTTGTGGGTGCATTTATGGAGGAAGATGCTCCTATATTGTTAGACCTAAACATGGTCGAGGGAAATCAACAGGGGTTATCAGACCCATCTTCCATTTTAATAGCTAAATCTATAGCTATTGCAATATTTGGAAACGAAGGTGCGTTGGGTAAATTTCTGGAGATTGATAATAAACTAAGAGTGAAAGTAACAGGAGTATATGAGGACTTTACTGCTAACTCAGATTTCGAACATTTAAAATTTGTAGCTCCATGGAAACTATATTTGAATAATGAACCCAGTGTAAGAGAGCACGCTTCTCCTTGGCAGTACAATAATTTCCAGACTTTTGTTCAGCTTGATGATAATGCGAGTTTTGCGAATACTTCAGATAAAATTGCTGAAGTTATACATGATAAGTTGCCAGCCGATGAAGCAAATCGATTTAAAAAGCAAGTCTTCATTCACCCTATGAGCAAATGGCATCTTTATTCAGAATTCAAGAATGGTAAAAATACAGGAGGAAGAATTGAATACGTTCGATTGTTTGGCATAATTGGCCTTTTTGTCTTGCTCATGGCATGTATTAACTTTATGAACTTAAGTACAGCCAGATCAGAAAAGAGAGCAAAAGAGGTTGGTGTAAGAAAGACCATGGGGTCACCAAAGTACCAATTAATCATTCAATTTTTTATTGAAGCCTTTGTTATTTCCTTTATAGCCTTCATTATAGCCTTACCTATTGTGGTATTAATTCTGCCTTTCTTCAATGACTTGGCAGATAAGTCTATGGAGCTTCCATGGAAAAGTATAGGGTTCTGGGTATTAGGGTCCGTGTTTTGTTTAATTACCGGTGTATTGGCAGGGAGTTATCCTGCTTTATATCTTTCTTCGTTTAACCCTGTAAGTGTATTAAAAGGAACATTTAAAGCCGGTAAATACTCTGCAATTCCCAGAAAAATATTAGTGATATTACAATTTTCAATTTCTATAATTTTGATTATTGGAACTATTGTAGTGTTTCGTCAGGTAGAATTTGCTAGAAATAAGCCAATAGGATATCAAAAGGATGGCCTAGTTGTTTTTAATACCACGGATTTAATTCATAATTCTTTCGAATCTTTCAGGATTGAATTGTTGAAATCCGGAATGATAGAGGAGGTGGCCGAATCTGCTAATTCTACCACAGATTATTATGTATCTGACGGCGATATTAGTTGGGAGGGCAAAGATCCAGATTTGGCATTGGAATTTCCTATAAATAATGTAACTCCTGAATATGGAAATACTATTGGCTGGTCCATAACTGAAGGTCGAGATTTTTCAAGAGATAGAGAGTCTGATCATCAATCTTTTATTTTAAATGAGGCGGCTGTTAAATTTATGCAGCTTGAAGAGCCAGTGGGCACAAATGTGATGTGGAAAGGCAAATCCTTTCAAGTAATAGGTGTGGTAGATGATATTGTATTTGAGTCTCCTTATAAGCCTGTACGACCATCTATTTTCCAAATGACTGGAGACCGATATTACCTCATTACAGCTAGAGTTACCCCTGAGGTGAGTAGTAGTGAAGCAATAAATTATATTCGCTCCTCCTTTCAAACTTATGATCCTACCGTTCCCTTTGATTTCAAATTTGTAGATCAAGAATACGATAAAAAGTTTAGATATGAAGAGCGTGTGGGCAAGCTAGCTACCTTCTTTGCTGCTTTGGCAATTCTCATTTCTTGTCTGGGAATTTACGGGCTCTCTGCTTTTATGGCTGAGCAAAGGATTAAAGAAATAGGAATCAGAAAAGTTTTAGGGGCGCCTGTTTTTAATCTATGGGCACTTCTTTCTAAGGACTTTGCCATGTTGCTTATTACGTCAATGATTTTTGCTATACCTTTCGCTTATTATTTCATGAATAACTGGCTTCAGAATTATCAATACAGAACGAACTTGTCTTTTTGGATATTTCTGGTAGCTGCTATTGGAGCCATGGTTATTACCCTTATTACTATCAGTTATCATTCTCTAAAGGCAGCAATGTCAAACCCTATTAAATCATTGAAATCAGAATAG
- a CDS encoding acyl carrier protein, with protein sequence MTEEIKKKIRSIIANDLDANINEEDLSDDVSLYDGGIGLDSIAIINLIVELENKFDISFDETEINAQLFSNINSLADFISGKMNAGVVK encoded by the coding sequence ATGACTGAAGAAATTAAAAAGAAAATCAGAAGCATAATTGCCAACGACCTTGATGCCAACATTAATGAAGAAGATTTAAGTGACGATGTTTCTTTATACGACGGTGGTATTGGGCTTGATTCTATCGCCATTATCAACCTCATTGTAGAGCTGGAAAATAAGTTTGACATAAGCTTTGATGAGACAGAGATAAACGCACAACTATTCAGTAACATTAATTCTTTGGCAGATTTTATTTCAGGCAAGATGAATGCTGGAGTGGTGAAATAA
- a CDS encoding class I SAM-dependent methyltransferase, which yields METISWYERESDWVLKRSIIFNKNLVRLTFIEVGRLLKLLGNLDNTRRVMDLCCGIGRHSIELARYGFEVTGVDITQPYLDIASERAAREGLDIQFEQSDMKEYCRPSEFDLIVNLCTSFGYFDDIEDDIKTLRNIYKSLAPNGKFMIEILGKEVIASTFKKVEELEYDGYKVVAKSRILDNWTRLECRRYVTKDNVEEEIVAYHRLYSASELQGYLQEVGFRNIQVYGNFAGGPYDNEAKSMIMIGEK from the coding sequence ATGGAAACTATCTCGTGGTATGAAAGAGAGAGTGATTGGGTCTTAAAGCGCTCAATAATCTTCAATAAGAATCTTGTTAGACTTACATTCATTGAAGTGGGTCGACTCTTAAAATTACTTGGAAATTTGGACAATACGAGAAGGGTTATGGACCTATGTTGTGGTATTGGAAGACATTCCATTGAACTAGCCAGATATGGCTTTGAAGTTACAGGTGTAGATATCACACAGCCTTATCTGGATATTGCAAGCGAAAGAGCTGCGCGTGAAGGTTTGGATATCCAGTTTGAACAGAGTGATATGAAGGAGTATTGCCGACCGAGTGAGTTTGACTTAATCGTTAATTTATGTACTTCATTTGGGTATTTTGATGATATAGAAGACGATATAAAAACCCTTCGAAATATCTATAAATCATTAGCTCCCAACGGTAAATTCATGATTGAAATTTTGGGCAAAGAGGTAATAGCTTCCACTTTTAAAAAAGTAGAGGAATTAGAATATGACGGTTATAAAGTGGTAGCAAAAAGTAGAATACTTGATAATTGGACTCGACTTGAGTGTAGAAGATATGTAACCAAAGATAATGTGGAGGAAGAAATCGTAGCCTACCATCGACTTTACTCTGCTTCTGAGTTACAAGGCTATCTGCAGGAGGTGGGTTTCAGAAACATACAAGTATACGGAAATTTTGCAGGTGGCCCTTATGATAATGAGGCCAAGTCAATGATCATGATCGGTGAAAAATAA
- a CDS encoding radical SAM protein — MTNSINLHSKTNSADIDTKPLNLSERMEVPTREEFYTNYPFYKYWNSENNESLQMLKPINIYIHIPFCIQICDYCFYNKELIKSKDQVDEYVMYLCQEIELISKKYNLQNRQVKSIYIGGGTPSVLTEKQFKQLTDTLNKHHFIDKSNLEFTVEAEPGTFSKSKLEMYKEGGVNRISMGVQSFDDEIIKLSSRKHSADQALKSIDTVNEIGGFNINIDLLSGLAGETMDTWEKSLDTALSQKNQFIDPLQDENLC; from the coding sequence ATGACCAATTCTATTAATCTACATAGTAAAACAAATAGTGCCGATATAGATACTAAACCTCTGAATCTTTCAGAACGAATGGAAGTGCCTACGAGAGAGGAGTTTTATACTAACTATCCTTTTTATAAGTATTGGAATAGTGAGAATAATGAGAGTCTTCAGATGTTGAAACCGATCAATATATACATTCATATACCATTCTGTATACAAATCTGCGATTACTGTTTTTATAATAAAGAACTGATCAAGTCTAAAGATCAGGTAGATGAATACGTGATGTATTTGTGTCAGGAAATTGAACTTATAAGTAAGAAGTATAATTTACAAAACCGCCAGGTTAAATCTATTTATATAGGAGGAGGAACACCTTCTGTATTAACTGAGAAGCAGTTTAAGCAACTTACTGATACTTTAAATAAGCATCATTTTATTGATAAGTCTAATTTGGAGTTTACAGTAGAAGCAGAACCGGGTACATTTAGTAAGTCTAAATTGGAAATGTACAAAGAAGGTGGGGTTAATAGGATAAGCATGGGGGTTCAATCCTTTGATGACGAGATTATCAAATTAAGCAGTAGAAAACACAGTGCAGATCAAGCTTTAAAATCTATAGATACGGTTAATGAAATAGGGGGCTTTAATATCAATATTGATTTGCTTAGCGGATTAGCTGGAGAAACAATGGATACTTGGGAGAAATCATTGGACACTGCCTTATCTCAAAAAAATCAATTTATTGACCCTTTACAAGATGAAAACCTATGCTAA
- a CDS encoding UpxY family transcription antiterminator: protein MNPTTSDNKWHVVYTMPNFEKKLSRLFLKKGIECFLPTQQVIKQWSDRKRMIEVPVFPNYLFVKIEKSLKYHVLSTKGVVRFIEYQNEMASIPAEKMKDLKVLYDKDIEVIETSFTEGDEVVVNSGPLVGIHGNLVRWNSKYKLAIRMEILNKSILVDVSPEAVSRVLNVA, encoded by the coding sequence ATGAATCCAACTACTTCTGACAATAAATGGCATGTAGTATACACGATGCCAAATTTTGAAAAAAAACTTTCACGACTTTTTCTTAAAAAGGGTATAGAATGTTTTCTACCTACGCAACAAGTAATTAAACAGTGGAGTGATCGAAAAAGAATGATAGAGGTGCCTGTTTTTCCAAATTACTTATTTGTAAAAATAGAAAAGAGCTTAAAATATCATGTTTTATCCACTAAAGGTGTGGTTAGGTTTATTGAATATCAAAATGAAATGGCTAGCATTCCAGCAGAGAAAATGAAGGATCTTAAGGTGCTATATGATAAAGATATTGAGGTCATTGAAACATCCTTTACCGAAGGAGATGAAGTAGTGGTTAATTCTGGCCCGTTGGTAGGTATTCACGGTAATCTCGTAAGGTGGAATAGTAAATATAAATTGGCAATAAGGATGGAGATTTTAAATAAATCCATTCTGGTAGATGTCTCTCCAGAAGCAGTTTCTAGAGTCTTAAACGTAGCTTAA